Part of the Streptomyces sp. NBC_00457 genome, AACTAGAGGGAATTCGCGATGTCAGCAGCGATGTTGCACATGCCGCGAAGCTCCTTTCCGTCGATCGTCTGACACGTGATTGGGGCCACGAAGAACCTGTTATACCTCTACCTAAGTTCGCTCCGTCGAAATCTTGGAGCTATCGAGAAGCTGGTGAAAAAACCGCATCTCGCCTGCGGGCTTTCCTCGATATAGACGACCTGGAGCCGGTCGAGGACCTTACGGCCCTCGTTGAGAGCTTGGGTTATCCCGTGGAGTATCGTCCTCTCCCGACAGACGTGCATGGCATCTCAGTTCCTGAGGATTGGGATGGTTTCTCGGCATGGGTTGTCCTCATCAACTGCGAGGATAATTGGGCGCGGCAGCGATTCACTCTCGCTCACGAGCTGAGCCACATTCTGCAAAGGGACTCGGGGCACATCGTCATTGACCGTGCCGTTCTAGATGACGATAGGCGCGCTGAGCGCATTGCTGATTCCTTCGCGCGAAACTTCCTGCTCCCTGAAGAAGCGGTGCAGTGCGCTTACAGCAGAAGTGGAAAAGTCTCCCAATTTGAGCAGATGGCTTCACTCGTAACCAATCTTATGCTTACATACGGCGTCAGTCGCGATGCCTCGATGTATGCATTGCAGGAGACCATTAAGGACATTTCAATCAGTCCTGCTTTTGTGGCCTGCAGGGAAGCTAGAGTCTCCGATCTAATGCGCATCTCTGGTAACGAGAAAAACTGGTTCGAGGTCAAAGGTAACCAGGGAAATCCTTTCCCGTCTGACCGTCTTACACAGCAAGCCCTGAATGCTTATGCTGCGGGGTTGATCCCCCTGAGGGCAGTAGCCGATGTGATTGCTGATGGGGACCAGGCAGCGGCGATGGATCAGCTGCGATCAGCCGGATGGGACTTGGTCGGCACCTAAGGCTGGACGTCGCAGCGAGGGCACCTGTCGCCATCTCGGTGACAGGTGAAGAACTCGGCGTTGCTCGGTCGCACCTCTGCGGGAACAGTCGCGAAGCTTGACGTCATGTAGTTGAAGTCCGCAAGCAGTTCTCCGGGTGTCAAGAGCGGGTCTTGACACCCGAGTTCCGCAAGTAGCTGGCCCGTGTGCTTCCAAGCAACGTTATTTTGCTCCGCCACGCGCATCGCGCCGTTGTCGTTCGTGAGAAGGACGGTGCTTGCGCCGTGGCCGACCGTGAGCATGGCACTCACGATGCTGTGCGCCTCGCCAGTATGTTTCTGAGAAGAACGCACCGCGTCGTCGGTTCGGCCGAAGATGGAGTTCTGTCGCTCCTCGAATGCGTCCAGCTGGCCGAGCACGCGGTCGATCATCCGGACGGTCTCCTCGGTGAGGAGGAGGGGGTGCTCCGGGATGTCTCCGGCGTCCAGCATCGCGGCGATCGAGTCGGCGCTCTCGCACCGCTCACGGTTCTCATGGGTTCGCCGGGCACCACGAATATTCGCCATGGCCCGAATCTCCCGGGCCACGGCGTAGGTGACGACCAGCGTGGAACCGTAGAGCCCTCGCACCTTGTTGAGCGTGTCTGGCTGCCGGCCAAGAGACAGCAGGGTGCCGGTGTCGCACCAGGCCAGGGTCACGGGAGCGTAGCGCTTCGGACGGTTTTCTATCGCCTCGCGGCGCGACGGCTGAACCTTCGACCGCGGCTGGAGGTTCGGTCGACGATGGGCCATCGCCTTGGGGGAGGGGCGCTCCAGATCGTCCAACTCCCCCTCCTCGCTGTCCCGTTGCGTCCCGCACATGCACGGGAGTATCCGGACAAGCGTAGCCTCGCCAGGCAGCCTTCGCACCCGTCTCCGTGGAGGTGCCCAACACGGAGTGCCTCACTTTATGGTACTCACTCCAATGTATCGGCTTCCTCCACGTTTTCGCTGTCGGCTTCTGGGCACCAGCGCTTAACTGGGCACCAGGCGCAGTGCTTTCCCGGAGTGGCTTCCCAAGTGGTGTCTCTGTGCCAATCCTTGGCCCGTTGGCGAACCTCCTTCTTGGCCATGCGGAGAACACCTGAATCGTTCAGGTCCCACGTGAAGACTTTGCCATCATCTGCTGAGATCACCTCTAGTTCGAGGCGGGCCGAGGTGCTCTGGTAAGGCCCTCTATATCCACTGGCGAAAAGGTTAAGAAGCCAAGCAGATGCGAAAAATCGATCAAATGCTTCGGCGTCGTCCTCGGGAATATCTCGGTTAGTCGTCTTACTTTCCCGAATTACCAGAGAGCCGTCAGCGTCGACGAACACCATGTCAGGTGTGCTGGCGATCACTACATCGGCTGAAGCGTCATACCCGTATAGCGGTGCCTCGATCGAGATGATTTGACTCCCCGTTTCGACGGGACAGTTCTGTACATGTTGCGCGAGGAAGGGCTGAATTTCCCCGTACTCCTCCTCTGACATGCTGCCAGTGAAAGTGTTGGAGTCGCGGAACTCTCCAGCTTCTTCGGGGGTGCACTTTTTTGCTCTAGAGTGCGCGCTCGCGATCCATTCATGAACAAGTCGTCCGCGATTTGATGCGGGGCCGGAAGTGGGCTCCCGTGGCAAGAATTGCGAATGTGTAAGGAACCATTGGGTGGGGCAAGTTTCGTAGACCTCAATATCCCTAGCACTTACGGATCGAGTCGCTGCTCCGGGGGTCGCTTGCCCCAAAAAGCCGTCCCACTTATCTAGCGCTCCGCAGCAGCCAGCAATTTTGCAGTCCTTGCAGAAGGTGCCGGGGTGTGTGGTGTTAGCGCTGATGATCTTCAGTAGGTGAGGCAGTGCGAGTTCTGTGAAGCGGGACCGAACTACCTCAGGAGTGGCTTCGAAAAGAACTTGGTGTGAGGCGTCACTCAGCCCAATCTCTACGACTCGGATGCGCGACACTGCCCCTTGGGGAGGGAGGAGCCCAGCTACGTGCGCAGCTACGAGAGTCCAACGGTCCGGGCTCCGTGGCTTCTCCCTGATACTACCTAGGCGGAGCTTCCGAACTTCTCTTACGCCGTTTGGGGATTCGTACAGGGGGGCCCAAGCGGTGAGTGTTCCGTT contains:
- a CDS encoding ImmA/IrrE family metallo-endopeptidase; translated protein: MKVGETLEQRFAATFQSLISEAKAPLAQLIELLGSKADLDDLVTGSRLPSLYEATALGAFFKVPPSTLLQAKSPSMGVSFRLGQLEGIRDVSSDVAHAAKLLSVDRLTRDWGHEEPVIPLPKFAPSKSWSYREAGEKTASRLRAFLDIDDLEPVEDLTALVESLGYPVEYRPLPTDVHGISVPEDWDGFSAWVVLINCEDNWARQRFTLAHELSHILQRDSGHIVIDRAVLDDDRRAERIADSFARNFLLPEEAVQCAYSRSGKVSQFEQMASLVTNLMLTYGVSRDASMYALQETIKDISISPAFVACREARVSDLMRISGNEKNWFEVKGNQGNPFPSDRLTQQALNAYAAGLIPLRAVADVIADGDQAAAMDQLRSAGWDLVGT
- a CDS encoding PD-(D/E)XK nuclease family protein — protein: MGGALKVRPDVVSPEWQRRGDYSRPFLGRVVREIACALHGDPRVDTWEGTQTAIHEKLAAVALHPATRPYVEHAIANYLEAHDVLASETPNLEFRCFDPKVFPEPNGTLTAWAPLYESPNGVREVRKLRLGSIREKPRSPDRWTLVAAHVAGLLPPQGAVSRIRVVEIGLSDASHQVLFEATPEVVRSRFTELALPHLLKIISANTTHPGTFCKDCKIAGCCGALDKWDGFLGQATPGAATRSVSARDIEVYETCPTQWFLTHSQFLPREPTSGPASNRGRLVHEWIASAHSRAKKCTPEEAGEFRDSNTFTGSMSEEEYGEIQPFLAQHVQNCPVETGSQIISIEAPLYGYDASADVVIASTPDMVFVDADGSLVIRESKTTNRDIPEDDAEAFDRFFASAWLLNLFASGYRGPYQSTSARLELEVISADDGKVFTWDLNDSGVLRMAKKEVRQRAKDWHRDTTWEATPGKHCAWCPVKRWCPEADSENVEEADTLE